One Hordeum vulgare subsp. vulgare chromosome 4H, MorexV3_pseudomolecules_assembly, whole genome shotgun sequence DNA window includes the following coding sequences:
- the LOC123449812 gene encoding uncharacterized protein LOC123449812 codes for MASGGGYAWALAAGLNAALAAISAKFFAPMLLKYGMVILFNVTMWGCYVNSLKALSSLQATVTNFAANFISSGLAGYFLFQEPLPSKWFAGASLIILGVFILSKSSIEEKVNSD; via the exons ATGGCGAGCGGAGGCGGATACGCCTGGGCCCTCGCGGCGGGCCTCAACGCCGCGCTCGCCGCTATATCAGCCAAGTTCTTTGCCCCCATG TTGCTCAAATACGGCATGGTGATACTTTTCAATGTGACAATGTGGGGGTGCTACGTGAACAGCCTCAAAGCTTTGTCGTCCCTCCAGGCAACTGTCACCAACTTCGCCGCCAACTTCATCTCGTCGGGTCTTGCAGGGTATTTCCTGTTTCAGGAACCTCTGCCTTCTAAG TGGTTTGCAGGTGCCAGTTTGATCATTCTTGGCGTGTTCATCCTCAGCAAATCAagtatagaggagaaagtgaactCTGATTGA
- the LOC123447349 gene encoding uncharacterized protein LOC123447349, whose translation MAPPQQGSSRGGKAGGAVAAMEMGGAGRAGRAPAEAGCAWSWACCAVAAGVAAVGLAGAGVLVWWAVAFHPAREQLWMVPVGLVLLGTPLVAWLSLFASGACRRIGTAHHHHPPPAEP comes from the coding sequence ATGGCGCCGCCGCAGCAGGGGTCGTCGCGTGGCGGCAAGGCCGGCGGCGCCGTCGCGGCCATGGAGATGGGCGGGGCGGGAAGAGCAGGGCGGGCGCCGGCGGAGGCGGGGTGCGCGTGGTCGTGGGCGTGCTGCGCCGTGGCGGCCGGCGTGGCGGCGGTGGGCCTCGCGGGGGCCGGCGTGCTGGTGTGGTGGGCGGTGGCGTTCCACCCGGCGCGGGAGCAGCTCTGGATGGTGCCCGTCGGCCTCGTCCTCCTCGGCACCCCGCTCGTCGCCTGGCTCTCCCTCTTCGCCTCCGGCGCATGCCGCCGCATCGGGAccgcccaccaccaccacccgccTCCGGCCGAGCCATGA